Genomic segment of Deinococcus multiflagellatus:
CACGTCCTCACCTTTCAGGCGCCGGGCGGTGGCCATGAACGCCTCGCCCGCCTTGGTTTTGCCCAGCACCGCCGGCTCGCCCACGTTGGTCGAAACGATGATGCCCTCGTCCTCGGGAATGATGCCGATGGGTTTAACGCCCAGAATGTCAAGGATGTCGGCTTCAGAGAGCATGTTGCCGCTGGCCACCATCTTGGGACGCAGGCGGTTGATCACCAGCCGGATCTCGCTGACCTGCTGCGCTTCCAGCAGGCCAATGATGCGGTCGGCGTCGCGCACGCTGGACACTTCGGGGTTCACCACGACCAGGGCGCCCTGGGCGGGGGCGGCGGCCGTCTTGAAACCGGACTCGATACCGGCGGGACTGTCAATGAGAATGCGGGTAAAGCCTTCCTGCTCCACCAGGTCGCGCACCACGCCCTTGAAGACTTCGGGGTCCAGGGCGTCTTTGTCGCGGGTCTGGGAGGCGGGGAGCAGGTACAGGTTCTCCACGCGCTTGTCGCGGATCAGGGCCTGACTCATGCGGCACTTGCCTTCCAGCACGTCCACCAGATCGAACACCACGCGCGACTCCAGGCCCATCACCACGTCGAGGTTGCGCAGGCCCACGTCCACGTCAATAACCGCGACCTTCTCGCCCAGCTTGGCAAGCGCCGCCCCAATGTTCGCGGTGGTCGTGGTTTTGCCCACGCCCCCTTTGCCGGACGTGACCACAATGACCTTGGCATTCATGCTGAGGGGCAGTGTAGCGCGAGACGGGGGGGCCGAGCAGGCATGTTTGTGGGCAATCCCACACCCGGGACGACTGTCCCCCGGCCCAAAAGTCAAGCGAACTTGCGGCGCACCCCATCCAGTGCGTTGCTAGCGTGCCCGGTGGAGGCATCATGAAACTGCGTCATACTTCCCTGCTGCTGCTGTCCCTCTCTGCTGGTCTGGTGGCCTGCCGCCCCACGCCTGCCCCCGATCCCCTGGCGGCCTACACCGGCCAGACCCTGAACTGGACCGCCTGCGATCCCACCATCCTGGGCGAAGACCAGACGAAGCTGTTTGGGGCGCTGGGCGACCGCCTGCGCTGCGCCGACATGACGGTGCCCGCCAACTGGACCAAGCCCAACGGCACCTCCATGAGTGTGTCGCTGATTCGGGTGGCCGCCGCCAACCAGAGCAAGCGCCAGGGCGCCATTTTCTTCAATCCCGGTGGCCCCGGGGGCGACGGCCTGGCCTTTGCGCCCTACTACGCCAGCTTCTGGGAGAACGAGAAAAACCCTCTTCCCAACGCCGAAGGCCTCAAGCAGATGGCAGGCGAATTCGACCTGATCGGCTTCTCGCCGCGCGGTGTGGGCGCCAGCAGCCGCCTCTACTGCGGCAGCAATGAACTGGCGGATCCCATCAACCCCCCGGCGGCGGACCGCAGCGAGAAGAACATTGCGGCCCTGATCCGCTACGGCAAACTGACCGCCCAGGCCTGTCAGAAGAACCCCATCACCCCGCTGATCAACACCGATGCCACCGCCCGCGACCTGAACCTCGCGCGCCAGCTCATCGGCGACCAGAAACTGAACTACATCGGTTACTCCTACGGCACGTGGCTGGGTTCGTGGTACGCCAAGCTGTTCCCGGAGCACACCGGGCGCATGCTGCTGGACGGCAACATGTCCTGGAACGAGAGCATGGAAGATGCCTTCGGCCTGCAGCCTGCCGCTTTCGAGCGCGACTTCCGCGACTCGGTGGCGCCGTACCTGGCCCGGCAGAACGAGGTGCTGGGCCTGGGCGACAGCGGCGCCAAGGTCTACGCGGCCCAGAACAGCCTCAGCGAGCCGCTGCGCAGCATCATGGGCAACTACATTGCCCAGCTGATGTATGGCCGGGATCAGCTGCCCTTCATTGGCCTGCTGCTGAAGCCCGCCGTGGTGATTGACGGCGTGATCAAGGCCAACCCCCAGGCGAGCCTGGAAGAGCTGTTGGCCCTGAGCGCGAAGCAGACCTACTTTCCCATTCCTGAGCTGAACGCAATGGGCGCCGAGCTGGCCCAGATGTTCCTGTTCCAGCGTGACCAGGCGATGCGCCCCACGCCCTTCCCGGTGGAAATGGGCAGCTTCGAGTCCACCTTTACCGCCATCACCTGTAACGACACCCCCTGGAAGCAGACCCTGGCCGGCGCCCGCGCCCGGGACGACCAGGACGCCAAGAACTACCCGCTGATCGGCGGCGGTTCGGTGGCCAACGCCTGCTTGCAGTGGAAGGGTGGCCCCAGCGTGCAGAAGCCCGGCGTGCCGGCCAACATGCCCCCCATCCTGATGCTGCAAAACGAACTGGACCCCGCCACCCCCCAGGAAGGGGCCCTGCGCGCGTTGAACTCCACCCCCAGCGCCAAGATGATCTTTATTGACGACGAGCCCCAGCACGCGGCCTTCCCCTACGGGACCACGTGCGTGGACAAGCCGATCATTGACTACTTCCTGACCGGCAAGATGCCCGAAGGCAAGATGACCACCTGCACGGCCATGCCCCTGCCCATGGAAGACAAAGTGGTGCCGGTCAAGACCCTGAGCGTGCAAAGCGGCGCGCTGTGCGTGGCCCAGCCGGGCCTGAGCGCCCAGTCGCTGAGCGAACAGCGCCTGACGGTGGCCCGCACCGAGGCCCGCCGGATCATCGAGGACAATGCCCGCGCCTTCTTCCTGCCCAAGGTGGGCACCGGCCTGAAGCCCGAAGCCCTGAAGATCCAGAACTGCCGCTAATAAGGATTCCGGTTCATCAGTTGTGGAACAACTGGTTAACCCGACCGGAGGGAGCAGGAACAACGGCGACGGAGAGGAGTGGAAGCACCGCAGCGAAGCGCAGGGGCTGAAACGGATCATCCGGAACCCGTAATAAGGGGCTCACCCCGCCCTGTGATCTGATTCCACCCTCAGCTCAGCCCGCCGCGCTACAGTGGCGGGCTGAACTCTGTGCCCCCAGGCCCTGGGCGCGGCGCACGAGCAAGGAGCGACCATGACACAAGCCGTAACGCCCGCCCCGGCGACGAGTGGGGGCACAAAAAAGGTGGGGTTTATCAGCCTGGGCTGCCCCAAGGCGCTGGTGGACAGCGAGCGGATTCTGACCCAGCTGCGCGTGGAGGGCTACGAGGTGGCCCCCAGCTACGAGGACGCCGACGCGGTGATCGTGAACACCTGCGGCTTTATCACGCCCGCCGTGGAAGAGAGCCTGAACGCCATTGGCGAGGCACTGGATCATGGCGGCAAGGTGATCGTGACCGGCTGCCTGGGCGAGCGCCCCGAGAAAATCATGGAGCGCCACCCCAAGGTGGCGGCCATTACCGGCAGCGAGGCGGTGGACGACGTGATGGGCCACGTGCGCGAACTGCTGCCCATTGAAACGGACGCCTTTACGGGCCTGCTGCCGGTGGCGGCCCCCGGCATGCGCCCCGAGCGCGAGGCCACCCGCCACGGCGACGTGTTCGCCCCCAGCGTGAAGCTGACGCCCCGGCACTACGCCTACGTGAAAATTGCCGAGGGCTGCAACCACACCTGCTCGTTCTGCATCATCCCCAAGCTGCGCGGCCTGCAGGTGTCGCGGGACGCGGGCGCGGTGCTGTACGAGGCCTTCCGGCTGATTGCGGGCGGCACCAAGGAACTCATGATCATCTCGCAGGACACCAGCGCCTACGGGGTGGACGTGCGGTACCGCGAAAGCGAATTCCAGGGCGAGCAGGTGCGCGCCCACCTGACCGATCTGGCCGCCAAGCTGGGCGAGATGGGCGCCTGGGTGCGCATGCACTACATCTACCCCTACCCGCACGTAGAAAAGCTGGTGGAGCTGATGGCGCAGGGCAAGATCCTGCCCTACCTGGATGTGCCGCTGCAGCACGCCAGCCCCAGTGTCCTGAAGCGCATGCGCCGGCCCGGGGCGGGCAAGCAGCTGGACACCATCCGCCGCTGGCGCGAGATCTGCCCGGAACTGGTCATCCGCTCCACCTTTATCGTGGGCTTCCCGGGTGAGACGGAGGAAGAGTTCCAGGAGCTGCTGCAGTTTCTGGAAGACGCCCGCCTGGACCGTGTGGGGGCCTTTGCCTACTCCGATGTGGAGGAGGCCGACGCGAATCGGCTGGACGGCCCCGTGCCCGAGGAAGTCAAGCAGGAGCGGCTGGCCCGCTTCATGGAAGTGGCCCAGCGGATCAGCGCCGAGAAGCTGGCCGAAAAGGTGGGCCGGGTGATGGACGTGATCGTGGACGAGTTCAACGATGACGAGGATGACCAGCCCGGCACCAAGCTGATTGGCCGCACCAAGGGCGACGCCCCCGGCATTGACGGGCAGGTGTATGTGTACGCCGGGGACTTCGCCGGGCAGGTCAAGATCGGCGACATCGTGCGCGTGCGCATTGAGGATAGTGACGAGTACGACCTCTACGGCGAGGTGGTCGAGAAACCGGCCTGGACGCCGAACGTGCCGCAGCTGGGGCATTTCGGGCGGCACTAGGGAGCGCTTTCGCGCCCGGTCTAAGAGTCAAAAGGTCGCGAAAAGATGGGGCTCCGGAGGCATATTTCATCGCAAGCCTCTAAAATTGGAAGGGAATGCAGACGCTCCCCGAACTCCTCGGCGCAGCCAATTTTGGCTCCGCCGCTTCCATTTTTGGCACGACCGCCATCAATGATGTCAACGACCGCCTCATTGAGAAGAACGGCAAAACTTACGTGAAATGCCTCGTCCGGGACAAGGACGTGCAGGCCAAGCAGGAAGAGGTGGTGCGCCAACTCTGGCTCCACCGCCTGCTGCACCACTACGGATATCCCAAGGGCCGAATGACCGTCGAGTACCCGGTGACGTTTGGGCGAGATACCAGCAAACGCGCCGACATCGTGGTCTTCGACAAGGACGACCCCACCGCACCGTACATCCTGGTGGAGATCAAACAGGGCAAGCTGAAGGATGGCAAAGACCAGCTCAAGTCCTACACGCTCGCCACGGGAGCGCCGCTGGCCCTGTGGGGCAACTCGGCGCAGGGCGTGACATGGAACCGGCGCAACCACAACACCTTCGTCGAGATTCCCGACCTACCCACCAACGCCCAGACCATCGAGGAGATCGTCAGTACGCCCTGGACCATCCAGACGCTCATCGAGAAGGAAGAGGAGCGCGACCGGGCCGGAACCCAGGCCCGCAGCCTGCGGGACCTGATCGAGGACATGGAAAACGAAGTCCTCGCCAACGCGGGCGTGGATGTGTTCGAGGAAGTGTTCAAGCTCATCTTTACCAAGCTGTACGACGAGATGAGCAGCTACCGCACCAGGCACAAGGCGCTGCGGTTCAGAAACAGCAACACCGCCGCCAGCCTCAAAGACCAGATTCAGAAGCTCTTTGATGAGGCCC
This window contains:
- the minD gene encoding septum site-determining protein MinD translates to MNAKVIVVTSGKGGVGKTTTTANIGAALAKLGEKVAVIDVDVGLRNLDVVMGLESRVVFDLVDVLEGKCRMSQALIRDKRVENLYLLPASQTRDKDALDPEVFKGVVRDLVEQEGFTRILIDSPAGIESGFKTAAAPAQGALVVVNPEVSSVRDADRIIGLLEAQQVSEIRLVINRLRPKMVASGNMLSEADILDILGVKPIGIIPEDEGIIVSTNVGEPAVLGKTKAGEAFMATARRLKGEDVPYPKFEEDRGFLAALRRLFGGA
- a CDS encoding alpha/beta hydrolase yields the protein MKLRHTSLLLLSLSAGLVACRPTPAPDPLAAYTGQTLNWTACDPTILGEDQTKLFGALGDRLRCADMTVPANWTKPNGTSMSVSLIRVAAANQSKRQGAIFFNPGGPGGDGLAFAPYYASFWENEKNPLPNAEGLKQMAGEFDLIGFSPRGVGASSRLYCGSNELADPINPPAADRSEKNIAALIRYGKLTAQACQKNPITPLINTDATARDLNLARQLIGDQKLNYIGYSYGTWLGSWYAKLFPEHTGRMLLDGNMSWNESMEDAFGLQPAAFERDFRDSVAPYLARQNEVLGLGDSGAKVYAAQNSLSEPLRSIMGNYIAQLMYGRDQLPFIGLLLKPAVVIDGVIKANPQASLEELLALSAKQTYFPIPELNAMGAELAQMFLFQRDQAMRPTPFPVEMGSFESTFTAITCNDTPWKQTLAGARARDDQDAKNYPLIGGGSVANACLQWKGGPSVQKPGVPANMPPILMLQNELDPATPQEGALRALNSTPSAKMIFIDDEPQHAAFPYGTTCVDKPIIDYFLTGKMPEGKMTTCTAMPLPMEDKVVPVKTLSVQSGALCVAQPGLSAQSLSEQRLTVARTEARRIIEDNARAFFLPKVGTGLKPEALKIQNCR
- the rimO gene encoding 30S ribosomal protein S12 methylthiotransferase RimO, coding for MTQAVTPAPATSGGTKKVGFISLGCPKALVDSERILTQLRVEGYEVAPSYEDADAVIVNTCGFITPAVEESLNAIGEALDHGGKVIVTGCLGERPEKIMERHPKVAAITGSEAVDDVMGHVRELLPIETDAFTGLLPVAAPGMRPEREATRHGDVFAPSVKLTPRHYAYVKIAEGCNHTCSFCIIPKLRGLQVSRDAGAVLYEAFRLIAGGTKELMIISQDTSAYGVDVRYRESEFQGEQVRAHLTDLAAKLGEMGAWVRMHYIYPYPHVEKLVELMAQGKILPYLDVPLQHASPSVLKRMRRPGAGKQLDTIRRWREICPELVIRSTFIVGFPGETEEEFQELLQFLEDARLDRVGAFAYSDVEEADANRLDGPVPEEVKQERLARFMEVAQRISAEKLAEKVGRVMDVIVDEFNDDEDDQPGTKLIGRTKGDAPGIDGQVYVYAGDFAGQVKIGDIVRVRIEDSDEYDLYGEVVEKPAWTPNVPQLGHFGRH